CCCTTTTGCTACTGGATTGctgggttgtttgtgtgacatttgccaatttctttcatttcagagatgtccctgcaggagGCACATCTGGCTTTACCTCTCCCCAACTACCCAGTCATTCCTATGAGACTCCCATGGGTTCATCtgacctctcccctctcccaacGCCTCTCAGCTCTTCTGACCTGCCAAGTCCCTCAAGCCTTACTCCAAGGAAGAAAAGGACCagaaatgtgagtgtgagccCATCCAAGAGGAGTGCAGCCACACCTTTAAAGAGGAGCACACCCACACCGTCAAAGAGGAGCACACCCACACCGTCAAAGAGGAGCACACCTTCAAAGAGGAGCACATCTGCCCCATTGGAGGATAGATGGCATGATGCGTCTGAGGAGGATCTGAGCCCCCCACAGTTTCCATTCTGCCCTAAGAGGACGCCTGGAGCTCAGCTTGATTTCCAGAAGACATACAGCCCCTTGGAAATTTTCAAGCTGTTTTTCACACCTGTTGTCCTTCAAACGCTgtgcaccaacaccaacaaatTTGCTGCCCAGAAGCGTGCGGAGGGTGGAAGGGGGCGTTGGACGGACGTGACGCCAGATGAGATGCTCAACTTCTTGAGCCTTGTGGTGTATAACGGTCTGGTCAAGGTGTCAGCTCAAAGGGACCTGTGGAAGAAGACTCCCCTTTTCAGGTTTCCCTTTCCTTCCGAGGTCATGCCAGGCTACAGGCATGCGGCCATAAATGCAaatttacatatgtgtgacccAGCTGCTGGAGTGGTGAATGACCAGCTCCGTGGTAAGCCTGGGCATGACGGGCTTTTCCGCCTGAGGCCTCTTCTTGATGACCTCCTCAATGCCTGCAGGGCACACTACCACCCACACAAAAACCTGTCAGTTGATGAGCGCATGGTAGCCACAAAAGCCAATAATAGGATGAAGCAGTATATGAAGGCCAAGCCCACGAAATGGGGTTACAAGCTATTTGTCCTGGCCGACAGCCAAAATGGTTACACATGCAACTTCTCAATTTACCAGGGAAAGTCGCAGCATCCGAGTGGCAATGGGCTGAGCTTTGACGCAGTTGTCGACTTACTCAAGGTGCCCTATCTTGGCACAGGGTTCCATGTGTATGTTGACAACTTCTACACCAGCCCCAAGCTTTTCACCCATCTCCACCAGCTGCGCTTTGGGGCATGTGGGACCTTGCGGGAGAACCGCGTGGGGTTTCCACGCACAACGGAGAATGCGTTGACCAAGAAAGCTGCTAAAGGGGAACTGCGCTGGATTCGTGAGGGCCCCCTGATTTTTGTGAAGTGGAAGGACGCGCGTGACGTCATCATGTGCTCCAGTATCCACAAAGCCTTCAGTAGGGAGTGTGTAATGCGGCGTGTCCGGCGCCCTGATGGATTCTGGTCCAAGGAGGAGATTCCTGTGCCTGAACCGGTCACAGAGTACAACAAGTACATGGGGGGGGTGGACCTCTCTGATGCCCTCATCAAGTACTTCACCGTGCACCGGAAGACGTTCCAGTGGACCACAAAGCTGTTTCTGCACTTTGTAGATATCGCGGTGGTAAACAGCTTCATTATCTTCAAGGAGATGGCAGAGGCGAAGAAGCAGAAGTCCCTCACCCAGAAGGGCTTCAGGACGGTTCTGTGTGAGCAGCTGGCTCAAGTTGGGATGGGGAAGGCATCCACCTCCAAGGCGGAAGAAGTTGTCATTGCTCCAAAGCCAGAGCCCAAGCCTTTTACCTGTTACCCGGGCCTCGTCTGTGAGCTCTCTGAtgacccctttctctctgcctccaaggggaggaggaagtgtCGACGATGCAAGAGCTCCACCATTTACAAGTGTGAGGCTTGTGATGTGCCTCTCTGCATAATTCCGCGTCGGATGTGCTTCACAGAGTGGCATAAAGACAAGCTCAGTCAACCTGACTGATTTTATTTTACGAAAGACTGAGACCACTGGACCAAACATCAGGACAGGCTACCTCATTCTAAGTGCAAAACCACGAAAAACATGCATGATGATGTACTTCTATATGGATTTGGATAGGTTTTTGAGTATATTATGGAGAGGCTATAGACCATTGTTGGTAAAACTGGAATTTGTCCATTGTGTTTTACTTTAATCAGGAACTTGCGACCAAGTCCTCCGAcctacactgcactgcactgcaactGCGACATCACAGCTATGACGACTCATCTACGGAGACTTTCTACCTCATCAACATCGGATCCGCCGGCACGTTCCCGTTCCCTGAGAATTTAGCTACTGTTTTACCTTTGCCACTGTTCATGTACTTGATCTgttttgttcactgaacataaCTCGTGATATATTTTCATGGTTgcttggtagttggcttcgccacaccatgcAAGGGTTATTGTTAGTATTGCTTCTCAGAGACATATGGTCTGGCATGCAAtgctaaccatttccctctcctAATTTTGCACCATAATTGCACAGATTACACCTTCATTGGCCTTCATATAGCCAAACACGCGAAGGGAACACTCAAACCTCGTGTTTCACATAGGCTCGTCCTTTGTTTACATCACATTTATGTtcacaaacgtgcacacacatgcatgcggaACTACGGTGACTGAACAAAGGAGCGCACACTCGAGCacgcaagctcacacacacatactacctctctttcactcacacacacactctccttcaattcattagttagttacatttagttagattatatatattttttttatttctgatcaTTGTGTTAATAAAagctttgatttatatacgctggtctatttaaATGTCAAACAAGAATGGGTGATGCCAACCTCTTCTGTTAATAACTCCTTCAACCTCGCTATTAAttaggtaactttggttgtagttattaatttaattattaatcagagttccaaaatGAATAGTTTAGTATATTTGATGAGACTGATACATTACATTGAGAGTAATTTGTGATTGATCTTTATCTTGACCACTGTGGAGGACAgaacactttgtgtggcgcccccctATATGTTCAACCTAATttatctgcctttgtgttgaatggttgatgcctttCCAATCGgttgagattaccaacatattggtgctgttg
Above is a window of Clupea harengus chromosome 14, Ch_v2.0.2, whole genome shotgun sequence DNA encoding:
- the LOC116223529 gene encoding piggyBac transposable element-derived protein 4-like: MGSSDLSPLPTPLSSSDLPSPSSLTPRKKRTRNVSVSPSKRSAATPLKRSTPTPSKRSTPTPSKRSTPSKRSTSAPLEDRWHDASEEDLSPPQFPFCPKRTPGAQLDFQKTYSPLEIFKLFFTPVVLQTLCTNTNKFAAQKRAEGGRGRWTDVTPDEMLNFLSLVVYNGLVKVSAQRDLWKKTPLFRFPFPSEVMPGYRHAAINANLHMCDPAAGVVNDQLRGKPGHDGLFRLRPLLDDLLNACRAHYHPHKNLSVDERMVATKANNRMKQYMKAKPTKWGYKLFVLADSQNGYTCNFSIYQGKSQHPSGNGLSFDAVVDLLKVPYLGTGFHVYVDNFYTSPKLFTHLHQLRFGACGTLRENRVGFPRTTENALTKKAAKGELRWIREGPLIFVKWKDARDVIMCSSIHKAFSRECVMRRVRRPDGFWSKEEIPVPEPVTEYNKYMGGVDLSDALIKYFTVHRKTFQWTTKLFLHFVDIAVVNSFIIFKEMAEAKKQKSLTQKGFRTVLCEQLAQVGMGKASTSKAEEVVIAPKPEPKPFTCYPGLVCELSDDPFLSASKGRRKCRRCKSSTIYKCEACDVPLCIIPRRMCFTEWHKDKLSQPD